The following coding sequences are from one Kallotenue papyrolyticum window:
- a CDS encoding glycosyltransferase, with protein sequence MRVLLITPYVPSPIRVRPYELLRALTTAGLQPTLLCAAAPDDAPAVDHLRQLGCVTHAVPVAPHQRLTATVAGALRGLPLQAAYGAVAPLARRLRDLLAREAFALVHIEHLRAAALRPLIRDLPVVYDAVDCISLLLDRTRRINPDRRKRFMATVELGRTRRFERRICASVAAVAVTSSEDAHALRSLAPDATIHVVPNGVDLDRFAPPTTPREPNVIVFSGKMSYHANIAAALRLIDGIMPRVWAQRPATQVWIVGSNPPRSLMSRGSDPRVVITGRVPEIATYLQRATIAVSPLRYGVGVQNKVLEAMATATPVIADRQSIAALAAVPGRDLLVADDDGQFADLALALLDNATLRTSIGRAGRAYVECAHRWTSSAAQLIELYRHVQHQPGTPRCADTFLAAAEGESA encoded by the coding sequence ATGCGCGTCCTGTTGATCACGCCCTATGTGCCGTCGCCGATCCGGGTGCGCCCGTATGAGCTGCTGCGCGCGCTCACCACGGCAGGCCTGCAGCCGACCCTCCTCTGCGCCGCCGCGCCGGATGACGCCCCGGCCGTCGATCATCTGCGGCAGCTTGGCTGCGTAACGCATGCGGTCCCCGTCGCGCCTCACCAACGACTCACAGCGACCGTTGCGGGCGCGCTGCGCGGGTTGCCCTTGCAGGCGGCCTATGGCGCGGTCGCGCCGCTGGCCCGACGCCTCCGCGATCTGCTGGCGCGTGAGGCATTCGCTCTCGTGCATATCGAGCATTTGCGCGCCGCCGCGCTGCGCCCGTTGATTCGCGATCTGCCGGTCGTCTATGACGCGGTGGACTGCATCAGCCTGCTGCTGGATCGCACGCGCCGCATCAACCCTGATCGCCGCAAGCGGTTCATGGCGACCGTCGAGCTGGGCCGCACGCGGCGCTTCGAGCGGCGCATCTGCGCGTCGGTCGCTGCCGTTGCGGTGACATCAAGTGAGGACGCCCACGCGCTCCGCTCCCTCGCCCCTGACGCAACGATTCACGTCGTGCCCAACGGCGTCGATCTTGATCGGTTTGCGCCACCCACAACGCCGCGCGAACCGAACGTGATCGTCTTCAGCGGCAAGATGAGCTATCACGCCAACATCGCCGCCGCCCTGCGCCTCATCGACGGCATCATGCCGCGGGTCTGGGCGCAGCGGCCCGCTACACAGGTCTGGATCGTCGGCAGCAACCCGCCGCGATCGCTGATGAGTCGCGGGAGCGATCCGCGCGTTGTCATCACTGGCCGCGTGCCGGAGATCGCGACCTACCTGCAGCGCGCGACGATCGCGGTGAGTCCTTTGCGCTACGGTGTCGGCGTGCAGAACAAGGTGCTGGAAGCGATGGCAACCGCCACGCCGGTGATCGCTGACCGGCAATCTATCGCCGCGCTCGCTGCCGTACCTGGCCGCGACCTGCTCGTCGCTGACGATGACGGACAGTTCGCCGATCTGGCGCTCGCACTCCTGGATAACGCCACGCTGCGCACCAGCATCGGCAGAGCAGGTCGCGCCTATGTCGAATGCGCACATCGCTGGACCAGCAGCGCGGCTCAGTTGATCGAACTCTATCGCCACGTCCAACACCAGCCAGGCACGCCCCGGTGTGCTGACACATTCCTGGCCGCTGCAGAAGGAGAGTCGGCATGA
- a CDS encoding glycosyltransferase family 4 protein, giving the protein MKVLLLTQVVPYPPDSGPKIKTYHVLRWLAREHDVTLVSFVRTPAEALAAESLRSLCRHIYTVPLHRSRLRDAGAFAHSLHDSRPLILLRDENAELRRLLQRLTHTQAFDLIHVDQLNMAQFALDLDGPPVVLDLHNAVWTIFDRMARSARGARRWLLLRERARLRRYEGMACRKAAAVVAVSEADRAALQQVAGNVRIDVVPIAIDVREQRLIERDPDARAALSVATMFWPPNVDGVCWFGREIYPRIQQRQPDTTFLVVGARPAQPVLDLAARQPGIVVTGYVADLAPYQRQAAAFVVPLRSGSGMRVKILEAFTHGLPVVSTTIGYEGIDARPDEHLLAADDPAGFADAVLRLIHDQRLSRRLVEAGRALAEQLYDWRAVCPALATTYTRALA; this is encoded by the coding sequence ATGAAGGTGCTGTTGCTGACGCAGGTTGTGCCCTATCCGCCCGACAGCGGCCCCAAGATCAAAACCTACCATGTGCTGCGCTGGCTGGCGCGCGAGCACGACGTGACGCTGGTCTCGTTCGTGCGAACACCCGCCGAAGCGCTTGCCGCGGAGTCGCTCCGCAGCCTGTGTCGCCACATCTATACCGTGCCGCTCCACCGCTCGCGGCTGCGCGACGCCGGCGCGTTCGCCCACAGCCTGCATGACTCACGGCCGCTGATTCTGCTGCGCGACGAGAACGCCGAGCTGCGCCGCCTGCTGCAGCGCCTGACTCATACCCAGGCCTTCGATCTGATCCATGTCGATCAGCTCAATATGGCGCAATTCGCGCTCGACCTCGACGGCCCGCCGGTTGTGCTCGATCTGCACAACGCCGTGTGGACGATCTTCGATCGCATGGCGCGTAGCGCGCGCGGAGCGCGCCGGTGGCTGCTGCTGCGCGAGCGCGCCCGGCTGCGGCGCTACGAAGGCATGGCCTGTCGTAAAGCGGCAGCGGTCGTGGCCGTAAGCGAAGCGGATCGCGCCGCGCTCCAGCAGGTTGCCGGCAACGTGCGGATCGATGTTGTGCCGATCGCGATCGACGTGCGCGAGCAGCGCCTCATCGAGCGCGATCCCGATGCCCGCGCCGCGCTCAGCGTCGCGACGATGTTCTGGCCGCCCAATGTGGACGGCGTGTGCTGGTTTGGGCGCGAGATCTATCCGCGCATTCAGCAGCGCCAGCCCGACACAACGTTTCTCGTGGTTGGCGCGCGGCCGGCGCAGCCCGTCCTCGATCTCGCCGCGCGGCAGCCGGGTATCGTCGTGACCGGCTATGTCGCAGACCTCGCGCCCTACCAGCGCCAGGCCGCCGCGTTCGTCGTCCCGCTGCGCTCGGGCAGCGGCATGCGCGTCAAGATCCTGGAAGCCTTCACCCACGGCCTGCCGGTTGTTTCCACCACGATCGGCTACGAGGGCATCGACGCCCGACCCGACGAGCACCTACTCGCCGCCGACGATCCAGCCGGCTTTGCCGACGCGGTGCTGCGCCTGATTCATGATCAGCGCCTCAGCCGGCGCTTGGTCGAGGCCGGACGCGCTCTGGCTGAACAGCTCTACGACTGGCGCGCCGTCTGCCCGGCGCTGGCAACGACCTATACGCGGGCGCTGGCCTGA